Proteins from a single region of Murdochiella vaginalis:
- a CDS encoding YebC/PmpR family DNA-binding transcriptional regulator translates to MSGHNKWSKVKNVKGKEDAKRASAFTKISRMIMVAVREGGGDPDYNASLKMAIEKAKAENMPNDNINRAIKKGLGDLDGQEYSHAVYEGYGPEGVAVIVSCLTDNKNRTAANVRHYFDKYRGNLGTSGSVMFQFDYKGILVTDDEGKEEDTVMMDALDAGAEDVRHEEGSYILLTDPAQFSTVNDTLVEKGYVFRVAETGYLPKNTVRIEDEENQKLMETLVDVMEDDDDVQDVYTNWEQE, encoded by the coding sequence ATGTCAGGACATAATAAGTGGAGTAAGGTAAAAAACGTAAAGGGCAAGGAAGATGCCAAGCGCGCCAGCGCGTTTACGAAGATCAGTCGCATGATCATGGTGGCAGTACGCGAAGGCGGCGGTGATCCGGACTATAATGCCTCCCTAAAGATGGCGATTGAGAAGGCCAAGGCTGAAAATATGCCTAACGACAACATTAATCGCGCCATCAAAAAAGGCTTAGGCGACTTGGACGGTCAGGAGTACAGCCATGCCGTCTATGAAGGGTATGGACCCGAAGGCGTGGCAGTGATCGTTTCCTGTCTGACGGACAACAAGAACCGCACCGCAGCGAACGTGCGCCATTATTTTGATAAATACCGCGGAAATCTCGGCACAAGCGGATCGGTCATGTTTCAGTTTGACTATAAAGGCATTCTGGTAACGGACGACGAGGGCAAAGAGGAAGATACCGTCATGATGGATGCTCTGGATGCCGGTGCGGAGGATGTGCGCCATGAAGAGGGCAGTTATATTTTGCTGACGGATCCGGCACAGTTTTCGACGGTTAATGATACGTTGGTCGAGAAAGGCTACGTGTTCCGTGTCGCGGAAACCGGCTATTTGCCGAAAAACACGGTCCGCATTGAGGATGAAGAAAATCAGAAATTGATGGAGACCTTGGTGGACGTGATGGAAGACGATGATGACGTGCAGGATGTCTACACCAACTGGGAACAGGAATGA
- a CDS encoding YigZ family protein, translating to MSYRSLLHDAEVRFTIKKSVFIGYARRVQTVEEAETALEEIKTAHPTATHHCSAYILGENGIRQKAEDDGEPQGTAGLPMLAVLQREDVDDVLIVAVRYFGGVKLGASGLVRAYTKVCTDALQAASPVFYSPFREVTIRYAYPVQGKCDYALRNLRERSREYGEKVTVCYWLPEEEIDKIQSTLLNLTSGQIDWRVGEKFSFPTDAIGRPVERK from the coding sequence ATGAGCTATCGCAGCCTGCTGCATGACGCGGAAGTGCGCTTTACCATCAAGAAATCGGTCTTCATCGGCTATGCCAGACGTGTGCAAACGGTTGAAGAGGCAGAAACGGCATTAGAGGAAATCAAAACGGCACATCCGACGGCCACGCATCATTGTAGCGCTTATATTCTGGGAGAAAACGGCATTCGGCAGAAAGCGGAGGATGACGGCGAACCGCAAGGTACTGCCGGCCTTCCCATGCTTGCCGTTCTTCAGCGGGAAGATGTTGACGATGTACTGATTGTAGCCGTTCGCTATTTCGGTGGGGTGAAGCTGGGCGCTTCGGGGCTGGTGCGCGCATACACTAAGGTCTGTACGGATGCATTGCAGGCCGCATCGCCTGTGTTTTATTCCCCCTTCCGGGAGGTGACGATTCGTTATGCCTATCCCGTGCAGGGAAAATGTGACTATGCGCTTCGAAACTTGCGGGAGCGATCGCGTGAATACGGGGAAAAAGTGACGGTGTGCTATTGGCTTCCCGAAGAAGAGATTGACAAGATTCAATCCACGCTGTTAAATTTGACGAGTGGACAAATAGACTGGAGGGTGGGAGAGAAGTTTTCCTTTCCCACGGATGCAATCGGACGACCGGTAGAACGAAAGTAG
- the hflX gene encoding GTPase HflX, with the protein MTTNTRGKQRALLAFAFLQVSEKEKKRRIGELREIVRSCGGEVIGCITQNVLRYHPATLLGKGKIEEMAQMVEEQSIDLVVFEQELSGAQRLHLSEMLPCRVLDRVDLILDIFALRARSKKAKVDVELAQLAYRLPALRGYGKALSRTGGGIGTRGPGEKKLETDRRSIEQRIKRLRKQRERITAQEREAGKRRRQSTYPIVGLVGYTNAGKSTIMNALLSHFGRKEKEVYADDRLFATLEVSMRRIEEPGKGTYLLADTIGFIHDLPKKLSTPFASTMEEISYADLLVHVIDAAEEGANERIETVQKCIQECRADIPVLYVLNKMDLGDDGAVTPPEETLRISATCDKDILRLHQRIQQQLFGTSAATGRNT; encoded by the coding sequence ATGACGACGAACACAAGAGGAAAGCAACGCGCGCTTTTGGCCTTTGCGTTTTTACAGGTGAGCGAAAAGGAAAAAAAACGTCGTATCGGGGAATTGCGTGAAATCGTACGTTCTTGCGGTGGAGAGGTGATCGGTTGCATCACGCAAAATGTCCTGCGCTACCATCCGGCAACATTGCTGGGAAAGGGAAAAATTGAAGAAATGGCGCAGATGGTAGAAGAGCAGTCGATTGATCTCGTCGTTTTCGAGCAGGAGCTCTCCGGTGCCCAAAGACTCCATCTTTCCGAAATGCTTCCTTGTCGCGTTTTGGATCGCGTGGATCTAATTTTAGATATTTTCGCCCTTCGCGCCCGAAGTAAAAAGGCAAAAGTGGATGTGGAGCTGGCACAACTCGCCTATCGGCTGCCCGCTCTGCGCGGCTACGGTAAAGCTCTTTCCCGAACCGGAGGGGGTATCGGAACGCGCGGCCCGGGTGAAAAGAAGCTGGAAACGGACAGAAGAAGCATTGAACAGCGCATCAAACGCCTGCGTAAACAACGTGAACGCATCACTGCACAGGAGCGTGAAGCCGGCAAGCGTCGTCGTCAATCCACCTACCCCATCGTTGGCCTTGTAGGGTATACAAATGCGGGAAAATCTACGATTATGAATGCTCTTCTATCCCACTTCGGAAGAAAAGAAAAAGAAGTGTATGCTGATGATCGCCTGTTTGCGACTTTGGAAGTGAGCATGCGTCGTATAGAGGAGCCGGGGAAAGGAACGTACCTTTTAGCGGATACCATCGGCTTTATCCATGATCTTCCCAAAAAATTATCCACACCCTTTGCCAGCACGATGGAAGAAATTAGCTATGCCGACTTGCTTGTTCATGTCATTGATGCTGCGGAAGAAGGAGCGAACGAGCGTATAGAAACCGTACAAAAATGTATTCAGGAATGCCGCGCGGACATTCCCGTCTTATATGTGCTTAACAAGATGGACTTGGGAGATGACGGTGCAGTCACCCCGCCGGAGGAAACCCTGCGCATCAGCGCTACCTGTGACAAGGATATTCTTCGTTTGCATCAGCGTATTCAGCAGCAGCTCTTCGGCACTTCGGCGGCAACGGGGAGGAACACATGA
- a CDS encoding transglycosylase domain-containing protein, whose product MVQHTVSNIRKIVAIVVLSFLIFLAILGGYLVGSMLEIAKAAPKMNPDLLLSNLKENSQIVDMKGNLIEQIDTAEYRKIVPYEQIPKNLINAFISAEDKRFKSHDGVDLYGIAATIRDFVRSGDMRGASTITMQLARNAFLSSDVNWKRKIQEIFLAYQIDDQLDKKQIMESYLNRIFFGQNAYGVEAASQIYFSKHVQDLSLAQCATLASIVPAPSRYALYSTYRPSEVTDERVLDETEINGERYLAVYNPPAYERAKWVLSEMKKNGFITEAEYKEAVNTDVASTINAPEKRAENLSTYITDLVKEQAVWALMDSQNISRQEARQLLMYGGLTITCTVDMELQRKLQDLVASLTASVHSPTGQVSPLKLNLRYDEYDNIIGRNGSLLYYRKSNLLDDNGRVVVPQKQFRIDDQGNLIVQPGRLRGYSGYIDIMDFYTFDENDVLRAHRVGTIPVDNKYLTVDSDGTMHIAKAFFDSNTTPLYTIRDDGAMVLNRDYYDYDDVGVKQPQVSFTVLDTATGEVRAIIGGREQDDRHFLNRASSYPRQPGSSIKPIADYTGAIATGNNQGVAMDDAPVELLEDHPWPVNVDGRYRGMMSMREALVRSSNPVAIRWLKKIGIDTSKEYLARYGIINREHPDRDHFVEAAEDSQYNDENLALGIGSMTHGLTSLDMAGAYQAIGNNGTRVPAMSISKITDNRGKVYYENKHEGVEVLSPQLNYQLADALRHVVQDGFANATVRGGDMDLIGKTGTTDNKMDFWFAASTPYYTTAVWVGPDNALISLAGDSRTPANIYANIHAILHEGREAKKFPIPEGVYEAEVSNMTGQKPTAATVSGGGVMLVPVSKETEPKSEDTAYVFRELDARNDLLANDKTPARLRIPKVFIVRPSDYDPSKFNGVVPEDWGRQVPTKVSELGSTIPPETFTKDGLTTVREYNQDDGSYKETTTLPDGSAVIVYFDRTGKELSRTAVPPNGHASSPAGGQSSQ is encoded by the coding sequence ATGGTTCAACACACCGTTTCAAACATACGCAAAATTGTCGCTATTGTCGTCCTAAGCTTTTTGATTTTTTTAGCGATTCTTGGCGGCTACTTGGTCGGCTCCATGCTGGAAATTGCAAAAGCCGCGCCAAAAATGAATCCGGATCTGTTGCTATCGAATCTGAAAGAAAACTCGCAAATTGTCGATATGAAAGGCAATCTCATTGAGCAAATTGATACGGCAGAATACCGTAAAATCGTGCCCTACGAGCAGATTCCCAAAAATCTGATTAACGCTTTTATCAGCGCAGAAGACAAGCGGTTCAAGTCCCATGATGGTGTGGACCTCTACGGCATCGCTGCCACGATCCGTGATTTTGTGCGTTCCGGCGATATGCGCGGAGCCTCCACCATCACCATGCAATTGGCCCGCAACGCCTTTCTGAGCAGTGACGTCAACTGGAAGCGTAAAATTCAGGAGATCTTTTTAGCGTATCAGATTGATGATCAGCTCGATAAAAAGCAAATCATGGAGTCGTATCTTAATCGAATATTCTTTGGCCAAAATGCCTACGGCGTCGAAGCCGCTTCTCAAATCTACTTCTCCAAACATGTGCAGGACCTGAGTCTGGCACAGTGTGCAACGCTTGCGAGTATCGTGCCCGCTCCTTCCCGCTATGCTCTCTATTCCACGTATCGTCCCTCGGAGGTGACCGATGAACGTGTGTTGGATGAAACAGAAATTAACGGCGAACGATATCTGGCCGTCTACAATCCTCCTGCTTATGAACGAGCGAAATGGGTGCTTTCCGAAATGAAGAAAAATGGCTTTATTACGGAAGCGGAATATAAAGAAGCCGTCAACACGGATGTCGCATCCACGATAAATGCGCCCGAAAAACGTGCCGAAAATCTTTCTACCTACATTACCGACCTGGTAAAAGAACAGGCCGTATGGGCCTTAATGGATTCGCAAAACATTTCCCGTCAGGAGGCAAGGCAACTTCTGATGTATGGCGGCCTGACCATTACCTGTACGGTGGACATGGAGTTGCAGCGTAAATTGCAGGATCTGGTGGCGTCGCTGACAGCTTCTGTTCATTCGCCGACCGGTCAAGTATCTCCCTTAAAATTAAATCTTCGTTATGATGAGTACGACAATATTATCGGGCGCAATGGCTCTTTACTTTACTATCGCAAATCCAACCTGTTGGATGATAACGGCCGTGTAGTGGTACCGCAAAAGCAATTCCGAATCGATGATCAAGGCAATCTGATTGTTCAGCCCGGACGCCTGCGCGGATACAGCGGATATATCGATATCATGGATTTCTACACGTTTGACGAGAACGATGTCCTTCGGGCACACAGAGTCGGCACTATTCCCGTCGACAATAAGTATCTCACTGTCGATTCTGACGGCACCATGCACATCGCCAAGGCATTTTTCGATTCGAATACTACGCCGCTCTACACCATACGAGACGACGGTGCCATGGTGCTCAACCGTGACTATTATGACTACGACGATGTCGGTGTAAAACAGCCTCAGGTTTCTTTTACCGTGCTGGATACGGCAACTGGTGAGGTGCGCGCCATCATTGGCGGTCGCGAACAGGATGATCGTCATTTCCTAAACCGTGCCTCCAGTTATCCCCGTCAGCCGGGCTCGTCCATCAAACCCATTGCCGATTATACGGGCGCCATCGCCACCGGAAACAACCAAGGTGTCGCTATGGATGATGCGCCGGTAGAATTGCTGGAGGATCATCCATGGCCTGTGAACGTCGATGGTCGCTATCGCGGCATGATGTCGATGCGAGAGGCGTTAGTACGTTCGTCCAACCCGGTCGCTATACGTTGGTTAAAGAAAATAGGCATCGATACCTCTAAAGAATATCTGGCACGCTATGGCATCATCAACCGGGAACATCCCGACCGTGACCACTTTGTAGAGGCTGCAGAAGACAGTCAATACAATGACGAAAACTTGGCTCTGGGAATCGGTTCCATGACGCACGGTTTAACATCGCTGGATATGGCCGGTGCCTATCAAGCCATCGGAAATAATGGAACGCGCGTACCTGCGATGAGCATTTCCAAAATTACGGATAATCGTGGAAAAGTCTACTATGAGAATAAGCATGAAGGCGTAGAGGTTCTTTCCCCGCAACTGAATTATCAGCTCGCCGACGCGTTGCGTCACGTGGTGCAAGACGGATTCGCAAACGCAACGGTCCGTGGAGGTGACATGGACTTAATCGGCAAAACAGGAACCACGGATAACAAAATGGACTTTTGGTTTGCCGCCTCCACTCCCTACTACACGACCGCCGTCTGGGTAGGACCCGACAATGCGCTTATTTCCCTAGCCGGTGACTCCCGCACGCCTGCCAACATTTACGCCAATATTCACGCGATTCTGCACGAAGGACGCGAAGCAAAAAAATTCCCCATTCCGGAAGGCGTTTACGAAGCGGAAGTATCCAATATGACAGGGCAGAAACCCACTGCGGCAACCGTTTCGGGCGGTGGCGTCATGCTTGTCCCCGTCAGCAAAGAAACCGAGCCGAAAAGTGAAGACACCGCTTACGTATTTCGAGAACTCGATGCGCGTAATGATTTGCTGGCGAACGACAAAACACCGGCGCGTCTTCGCATACCGAAAGTGTTTATTGTCCGTCCTTCCGATTATGATCCTTCCAAATTCAACGGAGTGGTCCCGGAAGACTGGGGACGCCAAGTTCCTACCAAAGTATCGGAGCTCGGCAGTACCATTCCGCCGGAAACTTTTACAAAAGATGGCTTGACGACGGTGCGCGAATACAATCAAGACGATGGAAGCTACAAGGAAACTACAACACTTCCGGACGGAAGCGCCGTCATCGTTTACTTCGACCGAACCGGCAAAGAGTTAAGTCGAACCGCTGTGCCTCCTAATGGTCATGCGTCTTCCCCGGCCGGTGGACAGTCCTCCCAGTAA
- a CDS encoding response regulator transcription factor, which yields MEQRKILLVEDEEGIINIEKAYLEKADYVVEKAMDGNEALERFADFQPDLVVLDLMLPGKSGEEVLKEIKAQSDTPVIIVSAKSEEDDRVENLRNGADDYMVKPFSARELVERVRAILRRLPLNSTGKMIQTKDGRLRMDTESMRTFVNDQEVHLTKNEFLIVQTLFTHPNKIYTRDEIIEVTFGMDYEAFDRAIDTHIKNIRQKIEVDPKNPVYIKTVYGVGYRAGGFDEA from the coding sequence ATGGAACAACGCAAAATACTGCTTGTCGAGGATGAAGAAGGCATCATTAATATTGAAAAGGCCTATCTGGAAAAAGCGGATTATGTCGTCGAAAAAGCGATGGATGGAAACGAAGCGCTCGAACGTTTTGCCGATTTTCAACCGGATCTGGTGGTGTTAGATCTTATGTTGCCGGGAAAATCCGGAGAAGAGGTGTTAAAGGAAATCAAAGCCCAGAGCGATACCCCCGTCATCATTGTTTCCGCCAAATCCGAAGAAGATGATCGCGTCGAAAACTTGCGCAACGGTGCGGATGATTACATGGTCAAGCCCTTTTCCGCTCGCGAGCTGGTAGAACGTGTGCGTGCCATTCTGCGCCGCCTACCTCTTAATAGTACCGGAAAAATGATACAGACCAAAGACGGACGATTGCGGATGGATACCGAATCCATGCGCACCTTCGTCAATGATCAGGAAGTCCATCTGACAAAAAATGAATTTCTGATTGTGCAAACACTGTTTACGCATCCCAATAAAATCTATACGCGTGATGAAATCATCGAAGTGACCTTTGGAATGGACTACGAAGCATTCGATCGTGCCATTGATACGCACATCAAAAATATTCGCCAAAAAATCGAAGTAGACCCGAAGAATCCGGTCTATATTAAGACGGTGTACGGCGTAGGCTATCGTGCCGGAGGCTTTGATGAAGCTTAG
- a CDS encoding cell wall metabolism sensor histidine kinase WalK, with the protein MKLRTRLSLSIIILVFVTMAVIAYGMQRAYSDSFFNYLEEEDDARLKRIVRDIGTIASKESLDLTKDGINEQLQNYARDANINITIMDNESAILGNYRGLVENDNADIQVDQYQLVDGRGDKRGSMLLTYDRSNPALTHALQEFQRRSLGSTMFGIIAFGLVASIFSHFFSKQITNPIETLRIAAERIRNNQFDITLVDSKFDELQSLNANMQYLASSLRQQEDARRSYAQDISHELRTPLTNMQLHVEAMKDGIIPSDEKNWAQIEANIAQLTLLVERLKNTFREASLVAAEDIRYVDCSTLTARVVDSFEPRIVQKHGIFIRAIDPAISLQTDERLYSQILSNLLSNAIKAIEEGGQIRVALNQDRKFVVLTVSDNGIGIAPKDLDHLFDRFYRVDSSRNRTVGGQGLGLAITRNIVQQLGGHIEVTSKLRKGTTFRVRLPGEFFSSLETNRRS; encoded by the coding sequence ATGAAGCTTAGGACGCGACTAAGTCTTTCCATTATCATCCTTGTCTTTGTGACGATGGCGGTCATCGCCTACGGCATGCAACGTGCCTATTCGGATTCATTTTTCAATTATCTCGAAGAGGAGGATGATGCACGTTTAAAACGCATTGTGCGGGATATCGGCACCATTGCCAGCAAGGAATCGCTGGATCTTACAAAAGATGGCATCAACGAGCAGTTGCAGAATTATGCCCGCGATGCCAACATCAATATAACAATTATGGACAACGAGTCGGCCATCTTGGGAAATTATCGTGGTCTCGTGGAAAATGACAATGCGGATATTCAAGTGGATCAATACCAGCTGGTCGACGGACGAGGTGACAAGCGCGGATCCATGCTGCTCACATATGATCGCAGCAATCCGGCACTGACGCATGCGCTGCAAGAATTTCAACGCCGCTCACTGGGCTCCACCATGTTCGGCATTATTGCTTTCGGGCTCGTGGCCAGTATATTCAGTCATTTCTTTTCTAAACAGATTACTAATCCGATCGAAACCCTGCGCATTGCAGCGGAGCGTATTCGGAACAATCAATTTGATATTACGCTGGTGGATTCCAAGTTTGATGAATTGCAAAGTTTGAATGCGAATATGCAGTATCTGGCTTCTTCCCTACGTCAACAGGAAGACGCTCGCCGCAGCTATGCCCAAGACATTTCTCATGAGCTACGCACGCCATTGACAAATATGCAGTTGCATGTCGAGGCCATGAAAGACGGTATTATTCCATCGGATGAAAAAAACTGGGCGCAAATCGAAGCCAATATTGCACAGCTCACGCTTCTGGTTGAGCGCTTGAAAAACACCTTCCGCGAGGCTTCCCTGGTTGCCGCCGAAGACATTCGTTATGTCGACTGCTCGACCCTGACAGCGCGCGTCGTGGACAGCTTTGAGCCGCGCATCGTACAAAAACACGGCATTTTCATTCGCGCCATCGACCCGGCCATCAGTTTACAAACGGATGAACGCCTGTATTCTCAGATTCTCAGCAATCTCCTTTCCAATGCCATTAAGGCCATTGAGGAAGGCGGTCAGATTCGTGTCGCTTTAAATCAGGATCGCAAATTTGTAGTCCTTACCGTTTCGGATAACGGGATCGGCATCGCACCAAAAGATTTGGATCATCTCTTTGATCGCTTTTACCGCGTCGATTCTTCACGCAATCGCACCGTCGGTGGGCAGGGCCTCGGTCTCGCCATTACACGCAACATTGTGCAGCAATTGGGTGGTCACATTGAAGTCACCAGCAAGCTTCGAAAAGGCACCACCTTTCGCGTGCGTCTGCCCGGTGAGTTTTTTAGTTCTTTAGAAACGAACCGAAGAAGCTAA
- the dusB gene encoding tRNA dihydrouridine synthase DusB, translating to MQEPIQNKGFSMETGHREEPVSAFVSLAPLAGVSDRCFREICFQYGCEEATTEMISAQALLYDSARTEHMLEKGEEGKLTVQLFGKDPCVLAKVIRTRFNADDRFQAVELNMGCPAPKIVRNGEGSALMRDPKQAQTLFHAMVQASTKPVYVKMRLGWDASSINYLTLAHIAEEEGIARVTLHARTREQMYAGKADWEAIARLKDALHVQVVGNGDVTTPEEAIKMETWTGCDGIAIGRGAMGNPFLFRQIHEYRMTGSYAPVSVDEVLDVLLDHYEREIACRGEQRAILEMRKLMACYLAGFHGSARTKAAIMTITNMESVRQELEKFRVLASSAR from the coding sequence ATGCAGGAACCGATTCAAAACAAGGGATTTTCCATGGAAACCGGCCACCGAGAGGAGCCGGTTTCCGCTTTTGTGTCTTTGGCGCCGCTGGCAGGGGTAAGCGATCGTTGCTTTCGAGAAATCTGCTTTCAGTACGGCTGTGAGGAAGCGACGACGGAGATGATCAGTGCGCAGGCGCTTCTTTATGACAGTGCTCGAACGGAGCATATGCTGGAGAAAGGGGAGGAAGGCAAGCTGACCGTGCAGCTATTCGGAAAAGATCCCTGCGTATTAGCGAAAGTCATCCGTACGCGTTTTAATGCGGATGACCGCTTTCAAGCGGTGGAGCTCAACATGGGATGCCCGGCTCCGAAAATTGTGCGCAATGGGGAAGGCAGTGCTCTGATGCGTGATCCGAAGCAGGCCCAAACTCTTTTTCACGCCATGGTGCAGGCATCGACAAAGCCGGTCTATGTCAAAATGCGTCTTGGGTGGGATGCGTCATCCATCAACTATCTTACGCTTGCGCATATTGCCGAGGAAGAAGGAATTGCACGCGTTACATTGCACGCCCGCACGAGGGAACAGATGTATGCCGGAAAAGCGGATTGGGAGGCCATCGCGCGTTTAAAAGACGCCTTGCACGTGCAAGTGGTAGGAAATGGAGATGTCACAACACCGGAAGAAGCAATAAAAATGGAGACGTGGACCGGATGCGACGGCATTGCGATCGGGCGAGGTGCGATGGGCAATCCCTTTCTGTTTCGTCAGATTCATGAATATCGTATGACCGGCTCTTATGCGCCGGTTTCTGTCGATGAGGTACTCGATGTTTTATTGGATCACTATGAGCGTGAAATCGCCTGCCGTGGGGAGCAGCGTGCCATCTTAGAAATGCGCAAGCTCATGGCCTGTTATTTGGCAGGATTTCACGGATCGGCGCGCACAAAAGCAGCGATTATGACGATTACGAACATGGAGTCCGTTCGGCAGGAATTGGAAAAATTTCGCGTGTTAGCTTCTTCGGCTCGTTAG
- a CDS encoding type III pantothenate kinase, translated as MEKADQPKSRSLLLAIDAGNTNITFGLFHSEDLVHQWRIQSDSEKTSDEYGIELEQILRHFHYNREMICAVILSSVVPELVHQMSAMSERFLKLTPIIVGEGTKTGLPLRVDNPREVGSDRIADAVAGYALYGGPLIIIDIGTAITHEVVNAHGEYIGGTIAPGIRIAAAALTHGTSKLPRVELMQPEKIIATNTVNAMQAGLVRGFIGLIDGITEGILAELKEQTDKKPRVIATGGFSTLLSQNSKYVDGVNRDLNLLGLRLIYNRTMRARENERLRDEKESHREQEG; from the coding sequence ATGGAAAAGGCGGATCAACCGAAAAGTCGTTCGCTGCTGTTGGCTATTGATGCAGGAAACACCAACATCACTTTTGGTCTGTTTCATAGCGAAGACCTCGTTCATCAATGGCGCATCCAATCCGACAGCGAAAAAACGTCCGATGAATACGGCATTGAACTGGAACAGATTCTGCGTCATTTTCATTACAATCGGGAAATGATTTGCGCCGTTATTCTTTCCAGCGTTGTGCCGGAGTTGGTGCACCAGATGAGTGCCATGTCCGAACGCTTTTTAAAGCTTACGCCGATAATTGTTGGTGAGGGGACGAAGACCGGATTGCCGTTGCGCGTGGATAATCCTCGCGAAGTCGGCTCCGATCGCATTGCCGATGCGGTCGCCGGATATGCGCTATATGGCGGACCGTTGATCATCATTGATATCGGAACCGCCATTACCCATGAAGTCGTCAATGCGCACGGTGAATACATCGGCGGCACGATTGCGCCGGGAATTCGCATTGCAGCTGCTGCTTTAACGCACGGCACTTCCAAACTGCCTCGTGTTGAGCTGATGCAGCCTGAAAAAATCATTGCGACGAATACTGTCAATGCCATGCAGGCCGGACTGGTTCGGGGCTTTATCGGCTTAATTGACGGCATTACAGAAGGCATCTTAGCTGAACTGAAAGAACAGACCGATAAAAAGCCACGTGTGATTGCTACGGGCGGCTTTTCAACGCTTCTTTCCCAGAATTCAAAATATGTTGATGGTGTCAATCGCGATCTCAATCTTTTAGGCTTGCGTCTCATTTACAATCGCACGATGAGAGCAAGAGAGAATGAACGGTTGCGCGATGAAAAAGAATCACACCGCGAGCAAGAAGGATGA
- a CDS encoding ECF transporter S component: MKNKFFNGRNLARLGVLIALMLVLSALPIGYILIGPIQVTTMHIPVVLGAIIGGVPYGFILGLAFGLNSMLRALQGLSGPLSFAFANPLISVLPRVLFGVIVGYLATIWRNKNVIIRYSLPAIIGTVMHTLMVMGTLYLVYAARVAEVRNITSEAVGAMVLTTVVANGIPEAILAAVVSTPIARILEKREHRKPLNDAQEEETSNKA; encoded by the coding sequence ATGAAAAACAAATTTTTTAACGGACGGAATCTCGCACGCTTAGGTGTTTTGATCGCCCTAATGCTGGTATTGAGCGCTTTGCCCATCGGCTACATCCTCATCGGACCGATTCAGGTAACGACCATGCACATTCCGGTCGTATTAGGAGCCATTATCGGCGGTGTTCCCTATGGATTTATTTTAGGATTGGCGTTTGGGCTCAATTCCATGCTTCGCGCATTACAGGGACTTTCCGGTCCGTTGTCTTTTGCTTTTGCCAATCCGCTAATCAGCGTTCTGCCTCGCGTGCTTTTTGGCGTGATCGTGGGCTACCTTGCTACGATTTGGCGTAATAAGAATGTGATCATTCGTTATTCGTTGCCGGCTATCATCGGCACGGTGATGCATACGTTGATGGTGATGGGGACACTTTATCTGGTGTATGCCGCTCGCGTTGCCGAAGTGCGCAACATCACATCCGAAGCGGTGGGCGCCATGGTGCTCACAACCGTTGTAGCCAACGGCATTCCGGAAGCGATTTTGGCCGCAGTGGTTTCGACGCCCATTGCGCGCATATTAGAAAAGCGAGAACACCGTAAGCCGCTTAACGATGCGCAGGAGGAAGAGACATCGAACAAAGCCTAA